One Campylobacter concisus DNA segment encodes these proteins:
- a CDS encoding thioredoxin, with protein sequence MKNLLVLIIALFAFFGCGDDESSSVNFKEFSPSEEVKFVDVSGKELTLVRKDHGFAIKNDENKVLMIDIFGTFCPPCQKEAAELTKYQLENKDKFTLIGLTHFENVTNEYVLHEFMQKFNAYYFITNDQKINDRLAEQIVRDIEYKHEIALPFKVVIKNGEYQILTDVDSGQYGVKYYLGGIKVTKMKEDLAKIYGTK encoded by the coding sequence ATGAAAAATTTACTCGTTTTAATAATCGCTTTATTTGCTTTTTTTGGTTGCGGCGATGATGAGAGCAGCAGCGTAAATTTTAAAGAATTTAGCCCAAGTGAAGAGGTTAAGTTCGTAGATGTAAGCGGCAAGGAGCTTACTTTGGTTAGAAAAGATCACGGCTTTGCTATCAAAAATGATGAAAATAAGGTTTTAATGATCGATATTTTTGGCACATTTTGCCCGCCTTGCCAAAAAGAGGCAGCTGAGCTTACAAAATATCAGCTTGAAAACAAAGATAAATTTACACTAATCGGACTAACCCACTTTGAAAATGTCACAAATGAGTATGTTTTGCATGAATTTATGCAAAAATTTAATGCCTACTACTTCATAACAAACGACCAAAAGATAAATGACAGACTTGCCGAGCAGATCGTAAGAGATATTGAATACAAACATGAGATCGCACTACCTTTTAAGGTGGTGATAAAAAATGGCGAATATCAAATTTTAACAGACGTAGATAGCGGACAATACGGAGTAAAATACTATCTTGGCGGCATAAAAGTCACAAAAATGAAAGAAGATTTGGCAAAAATTTATGGAACAAAATAA
- the truB gene encoding tRNA pseudouridine(55) synthase TruB, whose protein sequence is MNAIFVANKPAGMSSNHFLGRLKRKYGVKKAGFSGTLDPFASGCLIVAFGSYTKFFRFLDKSPKVYEATIWLGASSPSMDNENITEILNVKELNLEKLEAIRGELIGKISYIPPKFSAKHVNGTRAYKLARSGEEFELKPETMEIYESEILNYSHPFLTLRLSVSEGSYIRSYAEIFGQKVGYNVTLSSLKRVSEGKFRYENEKFLNICNFLNIEQNTYFGDINNILDGKKLKINDFETQTQGIYLLNYDKFMSVIQIMDDTINYTLNKVEKC, encoded by the coding sequence ATGAACGCCATTTTCGTGGCAAACAAGCCTGCTGGCATGAGCTCAAACCACTTTTTAGGACGACTAAAGAGAAAGTATGGCGTTAAAAAGGCTGGATTTTCAGGCACGCTTGATCCATTTGCGAGTGGCTGCCTGATAGTCGCTTTTGGCTCGTATACGAAATTTTTTAGATTTTTAGACAAAAGCCCAAAGGTCTATGAGGCGACGATCTGGCTTGGGGCGAGCAGTCCCAGCATGGATAATGAAAATATCACTGAAATTTTAAATGTAAAAGAGCTAAATTTAGAAAAACTTGAAGCCATTAGAGGCGAGCTAATCGGCAAGATAAGCTATATCCCGCCAAAATTTAGCGCCAAACATGTAAATGGCACAAGAGCTTACAAGCTAGCAAGAAGCGGCGAAGAATTTGAGCTAAAGCCAGAGACAATGGAAATTTACGAGAGTGAAATTTTAAATTATTCGCACCCTTTTTTGACGCTTCGTTTAAGCGTAAGTGAGGGGAGTTACATCCGCTCTTATGCAGAAATTTTTGGACAAAAAGTTGGTTATAATGTAACTTTAAGCTCATTAAAGAGGGTAAGCGAGGGTAAATTTCGCTATGAAAATGAAAAATTTTTAAATATTTGCAATTTTTTAAATATTGAACAAAACACGTATTTTGGGGATATTAATAACATACTAGATGGTAAGAAATTAAAAATTAACGATTTTGAAACACAAACACAAGGAATTTATTTGCTAAATTATGATAAATTTATGAGCGTAATCCAAATCATGGATGATACTATAAATTACACTCTAAACAAGGTAGAAAAATGTTAA
- the flgB gene encoding flagellar basal body rod protein FlgB gives MFVLDRSKSSPLVESALAGRELRQKLISGNLANVDTPFYKARDVRFEDILREKANEIYNVSESKKLNLAKTNEAHMAAVDFPKSDTAQIFLRDGHMARNDANTVDLDVETTEMGKNTVMINALDGAYKAQGNIFKSVIDASAKN, from the coding sequence ATGTTTGTTTTAGATAGATCAAAATCTAGCCCATTAGTCGAATCAGCCCTTGCAGGCAGAGAACTACGCCAAAAGCTCATCTCTGGCAACCTTGCAAATGTTGATACGCCATTTTACAAGGCTAGAGATGTAAGATTTGAAGATATTTTAAGAGAAAAAGCAAATGAAATTTATAACGTTTCAGAGAGCAAAAAACTAAATTTAGCTAAAACAAACGAAGCGCACATGGCTGCGGTTGATTTTCCAAAAAGCGACACAGCTCAAATTTTCTTGCGTGATGGTCACATGGCTAGAAATGACGCAAACACGGTTGATCTTGATGTTGAAACAACAGAAATGGGCAAAAACACAGTTATGATAAACGCCCTTGATGGCGCCTACAAGGCTCAGGGCAATATCTTTAAAAGCGTAATAGACGCAAGTGCTAAGAACTAG
- a CDS encoding 4-(cytidine 5'-diphospho)-2-C-methyl-D-erythritol kinase has product MKSFAKINVFLKVVGTRGNYHEILSRFVLCEQLFDEIYFERSNSFAIECDNKEIKENIIQKAIDELKKAGFSNELDEFFSSHKIIINKQIPIGAGLGGGSSNAATFLLMVNDELNLNIKRENLMQIASKIGADVAFFVSGYKAANVSGIGEIIEEFDDEVPNLNIFTPNVFCSTPMVYQEFRSNFLQYIDINAAKKMQNLKSKELLEIYKNEELNDLFAPCFKLYPQMNEFRDKFLSGSGSSVFSVN; this is encoded by the coding sequence ATGAAAAGCTTTGCAAAGATCAACGTCTTTTTGAAGGTAGTTGGCACCAGAGGCAACTACCACGAAATTTTGTCACGTTTTGTTCTTTGCGAGCAGCTTTTTGATGAAATTTATTTTGAGAGGTCAAATTCTTTTGCTATAGAATGCGACAACAAAGAGATAAAAGAGAACATCATCCAAAAAGCGATAGACGAGCTAAAAAAAGCTGGCTTTTCAAATGAGCTAGATGAGTTTTTTAGCTCTCACAAAATCATCATCAACAAACAAATCCCAATAGGTGCTGGTCTAGGAGGAGGCAGTTCAAACGCTGCCACCTTTTTACTAATGGTAAATGACGAGCTAAATTTAAATATAAAACGCGAAAATTTGATGCAAATAGCCTCTAAAATCGGCGCAGACGTGGCCTTTTTTGTGAGTGGCTACAAGGCAGCAAATGTAAGCGGCATAGGTGAGATCATAGAAGAATTTGACGATGAAGTGCCAAATTTAAATATTTTCACGCCAAATGTTTTTTGCTCCACACCGATGGTTTATCAAGAATTTAGAAGTAATTTCTTACAATACATAGACATTAATGCTGCAAAAAAGATGCAAAATTTAAAGAGCAAAGAGCTACTTGAAATTTATAAAAACGAGGAGCTAAACGATCTTTTTGCCCCATGCTTTAAGCTCTATCCACAGATGAATGAGTTTAGAGATAAATTTCTAAGCGGCAGCGGCAGTAGCGTATTTAGCGTAAATTAA
- the smpB gene encoding SsrA-binding protein SmpB encodes MKDLAKNKKALHDFSILETFEAGIVLKGSEVKALRAGRANLKDSFVRVIKGELFLLNAHISYLETTHSAFRPNERAARKLLMHRKQIDKIFGQVSQDGLALVVLALYLSDKNIVKARLALAKGKNLHDKREALKRREADKEARAAIKRYV; translated from the coding sequence ATAAAAGATCTAGCAAAAAACAAAAAAGCTTTGCACGACTTTAGCATACTTGAGACCTTTGAAGCTGGCATCGTTTTAAAAGGTAGCGAGGTCAAGGCTCTAAGGGCTGGCAGAGCAAATTTAAAAGATAGCTTTGTGCGCGTCATAAAAGGCGAGCTTTTCTTACTAAACGCTCATATCAGCTATCTTGAGACTACACACAGCGCATTTCGTCCAAATGAACGAGCAGCCAGAAAACTTTTGATGCACAGAAAGCAGATCGATAAAATTTTCGGTCAAGTCTCACAAGATGGACTTGCTCTAGTTGTTTTAGCACTTTATCTAAGCGATAAAAACATCGTAAAAGCAAGGTTAGCCCTTGCAAAAGGTAAAAATTTACACGACAAGCGCGAGGCTTTAAAAAGGCGCGAGGCGGACAAAGAGGCAAGAGCTGCCATAAAAAGATATGTTTAA
- the csrA gene encoding carbon storage regulator CsrA: MLILARKENEEILLGNDIKVVVVSISKSTVKLGIEAPRNTMILRSELANDIKNENIHATKKASEADIHELAKKIEK; the protein is encoded by the coding sequence ATGTTAATCTTAGCAAGAAAAGAAAACGAAGAAATTTTACTAGGTAACGACATAAAAGTCGTCGTAGTAAGTATCTCAAAAAGCACCGTTAAGCTTGGTATCGAGGCCCCGCGCAACACAATGATACTAAGAAGCGAGCTGGCAAACGATATCAAAAACGAAAATATCCACGCCACTAAAAAAGCAAGCGAAGCCGATATCCACGAGCTTGCGAAAAAAATCGAGAAATGA